attttcagtccccggcaacggcgccaaaaacttgttgcgatatttttgctatgcaaatgcacacagtcgcaatttgtaataaaatggtaaaaaccaagtatcgtcctcaatgactgatttatcaattaccaatcaatcaatctttttaattctatttgattaaacaatttcagagatttcaaacaaagaagaataataacgaagcacaatgaaaatttaaacaaaataacagagagaatgaaattaggaaaattatgatcctctattttccacccttttatttcctaatgcaagaattatatccccttctccctattcaagaacaagttgcaaaaacaattcataatctggttaagatttacaaaattcaatctaaatgaaaacttcctatatttctatggtaagttgaatcatgaagaagaccttaaacacgcaactcagaaaaataggcaaacaatttagatactttcgttctaaattgaatttgcatctaaacaatcaaagcatatcaaatttcacttttcagatttcaatttgattcatgaaataacaattagaggtgatcaatcaataattgtACAAGTAACACaaattgtaaggaattgaaagagatgaagaagaacatcaatTCTGCATTAAACTataaaaagggtttccaaaagattcacataatagccctaaagaagaaattagcccataatattcattctGGCAATAAgagaattcaattacaaacataaaaattgaagaagatgatgaaaaaCACAAGAATGAATCCTCCAATGGGGTTCTCCACTCTCAGCCGTCGTCTCCTCCGTTTAGCCTCCCTAGTCGCACACTATGTTTCTCCAAAAATCCCTACCAAATTCCAAGTGAAAGGACCAAATTGCCCATCAAAAAATGATCAGATCTGTGAAAATCGCgtctctagcgctgtagcgctacttctggagcgttgtagcgctattaacagtggCAAAATACctcaaaatctggtgcactagcgctgtagcgctcttattatggcgctgtaTCGCTAAAGTCAGAATTGACAAAACTCGgttcgaacagcctgcagcgtTAGCTCAtagtattttgatcataactccttcgatataactccgaattgaatgattaaaaaagatatggaaatctaagagaaatatctacaacttttatttctagaagtgtttccagaaagtgaatacaTCATGGTAAAAATGTGGCTTGAAgtttcagacttgcgttatagagcataaatgacgtgtgttgagcatcttcaatgtattatttttcacacataatgtcttgaaactccacaatcaacacaaaatccatcgtatttatcatatttaacttgtttcttctcatttcactccatattatgtaattgaccattaaaacctgaaacaaaaagaaaacaagcataaatctgcactaaacaatcctaaataactaaaaacacaacctaaaacgacctctaaaacaaacctaaaatgaacctaacaggAAACATAATTACCCAATCAATTACTAGTTCTATTGTTAAGAGACAAACTCAGAATAAGACATTATCCACTCTAAGTTTAAAAATAGATATCAAGagctacggatgaatatctaagatattcaaaatccactaagtacAAAAGTATTTGACAAATAGCCATAAATAGGAAGTCTTAACTCAACTAGGAAACTATGTTTTTATAATTCAAACTCAGATAAGCTCtaataaaaatctttaaaatatatGAAAGTAAAACTGcaatcaatttcaaattacatGAAACATGTTTGGTATTAATTACCTTTTCTACACCTTGAACTAAGGACCTTTCCTTTCTAAAAGCATCACCATGTTCAGCTTCAGCAGCTAAACTGACATGGAATCAAAACCAGCAATCAAAACCATCACACAAGAAAAAGAAACTTACTATTTATTCTTCCTTATGATACTACAACAAGTAGATGTAGCTGTTTCACATATGTATATGTAGAAAGAAAAAATTCTAATACTGTACAACTTCCAGTTCTCGTGCTTCTCAAAATAATTCAGTTCttaattaaaaatcataatatatattaaaaatttcatTAACCTACTAGAATCGCAcctaaatatatttaataatatgtTGTCTTTCATTCATGTACACAAGCTAATCTATAGAGAACATAATTCAATAGAGTATTATTTAGAGGACCTGGACTATTACTTACATGGGAGTTCGAAATGAAAATTGCACATTTAAGTGTAAATGGGCAGCTTTGATGTACATTCAAATATGTGAGTATAGCCAcctaacaaaaataattaaattaactaaGGACTAATTATGTTGATCAATCAATCTAAGTTAAGAACTCAGTATATATGTTATCCTTTGTTGTACTTGAATTCTCATGTCTTGGTACACACAACACAATCAAACTGGGTAATGCAACCACTTATTACCTAATTTGTATAATGCTAATTATGGAACATAAACTATATGATGAGAACTCAGTATTAACACTTGTGTTTTATCAACCTTCATATAGCCTTTGATCAAAGTGAATCTGGTAGAACCCTGTTCGATAACATCAGTTCATATAACTCTTTAAGTTTTCTCCATTTTGCAAAGAGAATCAATTACAATACTATATGTTAGATGTCAGCTATAATAAGAGTAAATAATTTATATCATTAATTTGACATTAAATGGTGGGTGCAAGTAGACCTAATATGTGTATATAGAAAAAGCACTCATAAAAGCACTTATCACACTTTAGTCACCCCTTTCCTATTGCAAAACAAAAGATAAGTCTAAATAAATGGTTATAAATCTCATTTAACAAAAGAGAGAAATAGGGCAATTAACTGCTAAGAAAAATCCACAAGTTAAGttataataatttatcattaGGAGGTTATAAATCTCATTAAACATTTTACAACATGGATTGAAGATTCAATTGAAGTTTTACGGCATGTTTAGAGGTTGAGATAGATAGATTTACCTAAACAACATTTCCAACCAAGATCTCTTGAAATCCAAGTCCAAGTATTCCATCAAAATTAGCAGTCATAAATGTGAAGCCAGGTTCTATAATTGTCTCATTAAAATCCCAACAATAGAAGTCGTACTCATCAAGTGTAACATTATATCAAGAAACaaccatatataaattttattttatttttaaaaaatattttccaAATCACAATACAGatcaaaaaattaaatcaaactcTAAAACTTTCTCAACAAATGGTTGGAATGAAGATCAGACATAAACTCAACCTTATAAGCTTATAACacaaataaatgaattaatgAACTTATTCTGTCAAAACCCGCACCGCCCATCCCAAAACACACATACGTACATACCTGATATGAGAGAGATAGAGCATCTGAGAGAGAAGCTATTTTCACCAAAAGCTTTCCCCTTTCACATAAGAAAAACAGAGAACaagttaatacaaaaaaaaaaaaagtaaatatagTTAAGAAATGCAAAAAAGAGAAgagtgagagatagagagagaggaagccgagagagacaaagagagtagaaataaaaatgtagaaaaaaaatacaaacttgaAAATGGAACAGATCTTGAGCTGAAATGGGTTTGCGTTCATGGAGAGATATGAGAGGTAGAGGAAAGATGGAAGAGCATAAAAGTCAAAATTGGTCCAATGAATCTCATTAGAGATACAAGAACTCAATAATAAATGCTACTTAAtcaataaaagaaaacaaatactGATAATTACTTTATTGagcataaaagaaaacaaatactGATAATTACTTTATTGAGCCTGAGTAGTCATATCCTTACAAGGAATAACATCTCCCAGCACCCAATGTCATATCCTTTAAAAAATCTTAATAAAGAAACATATACAAAGAGTTTCAAACAAGCAAGGATAATAACTTATATACCGTACTTTTAGTATCACTAAgccaaagaaatatatatatatatgtatgtacatacctttatatatataaacatatgtaGGTCAATTAGAACTAAACTAAAAGATAAGAGAGATATATGCATATAATAATCCTTCCACCCAAacactaataaaaaaataaatgacatGAATCGGTATTACTGAAGCTACTAGAACTTAATTACTACTAATACTAATTATATTTAGATATATTCTCTAGTTGATAATTTGCCCAAATTTCAGAAGATAGACAAAGAAACAGAGAGTGAGCTTGTTCATAGTTTTCCTAGCAAATttcttttgcaaaaaaaaaaaaagaagatatttatcAGAAAATTCAACAAGATCCAATCACTAAAGTAAAGCATAGTAACTTCATCAAATGAGCACATTACATAGAGGCATTTGATCAAATACCTAGCAGGAGTTTTTTCCATGTATTAAATCCTGCAGTTTCTAGTCCTTGATAAGTACAGAAGATGCTGAGACATGAATCAAACTTCCAACTTGTcattttaaagcttaaaatgaaACAATTTTAACTCAAAAACAAAGAAAACCAATATCATGAATATTTAGAAAGAAGTATCTTCTAAACTATAATGTAGTCTAGAATGTCAAATACTATACCTAAAATGAACAAACTAGACTTATCGAAAAGCTACTTCTATCTTCAAAGAACAGAATCGTTGAGAAGCCTTGAAGATTGTTGGAGATCATAATAGCTGACATTTGCACAATAAAAATGAGACAGATCTGGAAGAAGCAAAAAACAAACCTAAATGAAGAAGGAGATAGGCTCAAGAGCaatgaggaggaagaggaggcatTGATGATAGTTGTATTTGCCAGCGATTAGGTCGGCGGCGAGGTCATTCTCGGTGGGAAAGAGGAGACCTTGAAGGAGAAGATCAATCTAGGATCATTCCCGGTGGACCCAAATGCAAAAACACTTCAAACACAAAATCCATATGGATAGGAAAGGAGGAAGAGATTACTAAataaatggaaataaataatacaTGAGCTAAAAAAACAAACCTTTCCACCAAGATAGATCCTCTCCATGGCCATAGCTCTCGTGTCTCTCAAAGTCCCGAAGCCAAATAGCCCTCTGCCCAGACCCTGTGTCGTCGAGCCCAGACCCAAGACCCCCCCACCCGCCGTCGAGCCCCCCCGAGCCATCAGCCGTTGTTGTCGAGCCCAGCCACGAGCCACCAGTCATTGCTGTCGAGCCCAGCCCCGAGCCCCCTGCCATCGAACAGCCCGACCCCGACCCCCCTGCCGCCGTCGACCACCATTCCCCAAGCCTCTGCCGTCATTCTTCGGGCCTAGCATAGAGCATGCGacagagagagggagaaaggaaaGTAAGGATCGAGTAGGGAGGGAGGGAGAAAGGGATTTGgcacttatatatattttttattttattaataaaaatcagattatattatt
The Humulus lupulus chromosome 6, drHumLupu1.1, whole genome shotgun sequence DNA segment above includes these coding regions:
- the LOC133781654 gene encoding uncharacterized protein LOC133781654 isoform X2 produces the protein MARGGSTAGGGVLGLGSTTQGLGRGLFGFGTLRDTRAMAMERIYLGGKGKAFGENSFSLRCSISLISAAEAEHGDAFRKERSLVQGVEKVLMVNYIIWSEMRRNMLNMINTMDFVLIVEFQDIMCEK
- the LOC133781654 gene encoding uncharacterized protein LOC133781654 isoform X3, with the protein product MARGGSTAGGGVLGLGSTTQGLGRGLFGFGTLRDTRAMAMERIYLGGKGKAFGENSFSLRCSISLISAAEAEHGDAFRKERSLVQGVEKENSFRGGKIRDA
- the LOC133781654 gene encoding uncharacterized protein LOC133781654 isoform X4; the encoded protein is MARGGSTAGGGVLGLGSTTQGLGRGLFGFGTLRDTRAMAMERIYLGGKGKAFGENSFSLRCSISLISAAEAEHGDAFRKERSLVQGVEKAVRTEFCQF
- the LOC133781654 gene encoding uncharacterized protein LOC133781654 isoform X1, with amino-acid sequence MARGGSTAGGGVLGLGSTTQGLGRGLFGFGTLRDTRAMAMERIYLGGKGKAFGENSFSLRCSISLISAAEAEHGDAFRKERSLVQGVEKVINTKHVSCNLKLIAVLLSYILKIFIRAYLSLNYKNIVS